A region of the Kiloniellales bacterium genome:
CCGCCCTCGTTCAGATGGGAAACAAGAGCCTTCGCCACCCTCAGCCCGAGGCGCGCCGGCTGGGGCGGCGTGCTGTCCCGCACGGACCCCAGGAAGACTAGGAAACCAAGAGACAATCGAACCATCCGCTCTGCGTGAGTGCTTCCGCGGCGCGCACTCTAGAGCGGATCATGTCTTGACGGAAACGCTTTGCGGTCGCGGCAAAACATGTGAATCCGCTCGGCATCGAATTGGTGGAGCAGATTCACCGGGTTCGATGGATCGCCTCTGGCGATTCAGTCAAACCCGGATCTGCTCTAGGCGCATCCGTTCAGGCGATCAATTTGCGGCGGTTTCCGGGTTGCTCAGTTCCGGCTGCACAGCGGGTCGAAACCCGAGCCTCGGCGCGCTCTCGGCGGCTCTCTTGCGCCGAAGCCGTGCCGGCGCAATGCTCAGGCGATGTGCCGCTGCTCTGCCGTCCCGGGATCGGCGGGCAGTCCTGATGGGCGCAGAATGCGCAGTCTTGCGAGGATCTCGTGAAGCGAGCGGATATAGTCGTTATCGGCGGTGGGATCGTCGGCTCGGCGATCGCCTACTTCCTGGCGCGCAGCGGCCGCGCCGGCAAGATCGCCGTCGTCGAGCCCGACCCGAGCTACGCGTTCGCCGCCACGCCGGCCGCGAACGGCGGGATCAGGCAGCTCTTCAGCCTGCCCGAGAACATCGAGATGGCCCGCTTCGGGCTCGACTTCTTCGCGGACTTCCACCGCGAGATGGCGGTCGACGGCCAGCCCGCCGACATCGGCTTCAGGCGGCGGGGCTACCTCTTCCTCTCGGACGACGGCGATCACGCCACGATGGAGGCGAACCACCGCCTGCAAGCGGCGATGGGCGCTCGGGTCGATCTGCTGGACCGCGCGGCCCTCAAGGCGCGCCTTCCGTCGCTCAATGTCGAGGACGTCGCGCTCGCGGTGCACTCCCCCGACGACGCCTGGATCAATCCCCACGCCGCGCTCATGGGATTCCGCGACAAGGCGCGCGCGCTGGGTGTCGCCTACGTCCAGGACCGGGTCGTCGACTGGCGCAAGGACGGCGGCCTCGCCCGCGACGTGGCGCTGGCGTCAGGGAGCGCCCTGGCAGCGGAGACTTTCGTCCTGGCGGCGGGCGCCTGGTCCGCCGAGATCGGCCGCATGATCGGGCTCGAGCTGCCGGTCGAGCCGATGTGCCGCGAGAGCCATTTCTTTGTGACCAGGTCGGAGATCGAGCCGCTGCCCTTCCTCAAGGCCGAGACCCACCTGGCCTTCGGTCCGGAGGGGCAGGGCTACGCCGGCGGGCTGCCCGACTGGGACCAGCCGCCGGGGTTCCACCTCGAGCCCCAGCCGACCCGCTTCGAGGAGCTGGTCTGGCCGAAGCTCGCGCACCGCGTGCCGGCGCTGGACAGCCTCAAGCTGCAACGGAGCTGGGTCGGCCACTATGCGCGCAACAGCTTCGACCTCAACGTGATCCTGGGGCCGTGGCAGGGCGCGGCGGAGAACGTCTTCATGGCCTGTGGCTATTCCGGCCACGGCATCATGCACGCCCCGGCGAGCGGCCGCGCGATCGCCGAGCTGATCCTCGAAGGCGGCTACCGCTCGCTCGATCTCGGCGCCTTCGGCTATGGCCGCATCGCCCAGGGCCGGCCCTATCGCGAGCGTGGGATCGTCTGACCGCTGGTATCCTCGGCCGGTTCGAGAATCCGGAAAGCTCTGCGGGCGGTTGACCGTCCGCTTTCGCTTTCCCGCTCTCCTGCGGCGTCAGGCGGCGGAGCCCGCCCTTTTCAGTCGTGGCTCCGCCAGCCCCTCTAAGCTAGCCGTGGCAAGCGCAGCCGGCGTGGTCGCAGCCGGCGCCAGCCGGATGCCCCTCGGCGCAGGCCTTGCTGCAATAGTTGCGCTCGCCCTTCTTGACGGCGTCTTTCACGTCGACAATGCAAACACAGTCGGCGCAGGCACACTTTTGTTGGGTAACGCTGACCATCAGTCCTCTCCTTCCTGTGGTTCATCGGGACCGCCATGTTCGTGGATGAACAGGTGGTCGATCATGATTCTCAGAACGTCCCGCACGCAGTCATCGGCCATCGAATAGAACACCTGCTTGCCCCGTCGCTCGGCCCGCAGCATGCGCGCGGCGCGCAACAGCCGAAGGTGGTGGCTCACCAGCGAGGCGGAGACGCCGAGCTCGTCGGCGATGTCGCCGGCGGCAATCTCGCGCTCCATGCAGACCACCACGATCGACAGGCGGGTAGGGTCCGCCAGCAGTCCGAAGGTCTCGGCAAGCTGGGCCGTCTGGTCCGAGTGCAGTTCAACGCTCTCCATAAATGAACAATTAAATGATTGTTCAAGTATAAACAACAAGATTTCTTGATCGGGCGCGTCACGCCATCGCCAGGAGCGGATCGTTCTGACGGAAACGCTTCGCGGTTCCGACCGAATATGCAAAACCGATCTACATCAGAAGTTTAGAGCAGATTGACCGGGTTGATAGTCGCCCTGGCGACTCCATCGAACCCGGATCTGCTCTGGGCGAGGCGCCGGAATCGTCCAGCTGGCTCACCGCCAGAAGCCGGCCCCGGAGCGTAGGCTCAAAAAAAGTTTCGGCCGGGAGCGCCTCGGCGTCCCCGGCCGTTCCAGACTTACTCCGGCTGAACGTAGATCACCGCGCGGCGATTCTGCGGCTCGTACACCTGATCCCCCGTCTGAATCGCCAGGTCCTTTTTCCCGAACCCCTCGGTCGCGACCCTGGCGGCGGGATAGCCGTGCCCGGTCAGGATCTTGGCCACCGCGTCGGCGCGCAATTCCGACAGGGTCTGGTTGTGTTCCACGCTGCCGAGCGTGTCGGTGTGGCCGGCGACGGTGATCTTGGTCCCGTCGAGCCTTCTTGCGGCCTCTTCCGCCTCGAAGATGACCTGCTTGGCCTGCTCGTCGACTTCGGTGCTGTCGAGGTCGAAATAGATCACGTAGCGCAGCGGCGAGACCTTGGGTGCCGGCTTCGGAGCCTCGGCCACGGGCTTCTGCTCGAGCGCCGCCATGGCCGTGTAGAAGCCGTCGCGGCAGGCCGCGATGTCTTCAGGCTGGAAATTTTCCGCGACCCGCTGCTCTTGCAGCCAGCAGTCGAAGTTGACCTGCGCTGCGGCCGCTTCGCTCGGCATCTTCTGGGCCGCGCCCTCGCCGAGCGCGGCGATCAGGCGGCTGCGCGCCGAGCCCAGCTCGGACGCCTTGTCCTGCGGCATGGGCCATCTCTCGAGCGACGCCGGCCCGGCATCCTTGCCCTCGGCGGCGGCGACCGCCCTCAAGGCGAAAACGTCGGAGCTTTTGTAATCGCCTTCGCCGTACTCGCTCTTCGAGAGGCCGAGATAGCCCTCGTAGAGGCTCGCGTCGTGCGCCCCGCTCGGCGGGCTGACCTTCTCAGCTTTCCCGAGTTGCGTGCCTTCGCAAGCAGACAGAGCCACGGCCGCCAAACCCGCGGCAAGCAGTTTCCCTAAGCCATTCATCGCGCTTACTCCCCGTTTCCTTCCGATCATCGGAAATCTTTCTCGCGCCCCTAGCGTTGCGCGTTGCGGGCGCAACCATAGCTTAGCGGGATTCACCGAGGGGCTTGAAGAGACAAATGACCCAGTTTCCGTCCTTTTGGAGGAAAATGACGTAGATATTGTCCGAAATCGGTCAATGGGCAGCCATGCTACTCGGCGACCCGCCGGTGCCACGGGCCGGGACGGCTCGGCGCCTTCCTGAACAAAAGAGGCTCTGACCGGCGAGGCTGGTCAGGGGACCTTCAGTAGATCAGGGGCGGGGATTTTCCGAGAAAGGCGATCTGCGTCGCCACGATATCCTCTCGGACCGCGCCCCACCGGGTGCTCAGTTCGAGGTCAGTCCCGGGATGGGATCGTTCTGATCGTAGAGCTGGCAGGTCGTGCCGCTCTCCTTCTCGCAACGATAGATCGTCAGGCTGCGGGCGTTGCTGGTGCGGCAGGCCGCGGCGCAATAAGAGTAGACGCACATCTTGCCGCCCTCGGCGACGCCGAAGAAGACAGGGAAATAGGTGCGCTGGAACTTCTCGTGGGCGGCCGCGCAGTCGGTGCTCTTGCCGAAGGTCATGGTGTCGCTGCGGCCGCTGTTCGACGCCAGGGCGCCCGCGGTCGAGATTCCCAGCAGCACCACCGCCGCCAGAGCCGTCCTCAGTATCGTCATCGTCTCTCTCTCCGTGCTCAAGGTTCGGGCGCGCCCCTCTCGCAGGGGCGCAGAGGCGCCGCCCTCAGTCCACCGCCACTTCCGCGACCTCGTCCGCGGCTTCCAGCTCGGGGAAGGTCGGGTAGAGACCCTGGGTGCGGCCGAGCTGCTGGACCAGGGCGAGGGTGGCGTCGATGTGCGGCGTCTCCACGTCCACCATGCGGCCCATCTCCTGAACCACGGTCAGCAGGGCGTCGATCTCCAAGGGCTTGCCGCTTTCCAGGTCCTGCAGCATCGACGTGCGGTGGGCGCCGACCTTGGCCGCGCCGTTGATCCGCCGCTCGACGTCGACCCGGAAGTGGACGCCCAGGCGCACGGCGATCCGCTGCGCCTCCAGCATCATCTCGCGCGCCAGGGTGCGGGTGCCCGGGTCGGTCGCGACCACGTCGAGGGTCGCGCGGGTCAGCGCGCTGATCGGGTTGAAGCAGAGGTTGCCCCAGAGCTTGAGCCAGATCTCGTTGCGCACATGGGGCAGGATCGGCGCCTTGAGGCCGCCCGCCTCCATGGCGGCGGCAAGGCGCTGGCAGCGCTCCGACGTGCTGCCGTCGGGCTCTCCCAGGGCGAACTTGTTGCCGTAGGTGTGCTTGATCACGCCCGGCTCGGTGATTTCGGTCGCCGGGTAAACCACGCAGCCGATCGCCCGTTCGGGGCCGATCGCGTTCCACTGGCGGTCGTCCGGGTCGATGCTGGATAGGCGCAGGTCGCTGTACTGCCCCTCCAGGCCGTGGAAGTACCACCAGGGGACACCGTTCTGGCAGGTCACCACGGCGGTGTCCGGCCCGAGCAGCGGCGCCATCTGGTCGGCCACCTCCCAGGCCTGGTGGGATTTCAGGGCGACGATGACGAAGTCCTGCGGGCCCAGGTCGGCCGGATTGTCGGTGGCGTTCATCCGCGCCACCCGCTCCTCGCCGCCGATCAGCAGCTTCAGGCCGTTCTCGCGGATCGCCGCGAGGTGCCGGCCGCGGGCAATCGCGGAGACCTCGACGTCCGGCGCTCGGGTCATCTCGGCCCCCAGGTAGCCCCCGATCGCGCCCGCGCCGAAAATACAGACCTTCATCGTCTCATGCCCCAGCCCCGCTTAGCCGCCATCCGTCCCGACGGATAGAGCGGTTACACGTTTTCGACCGGCCGGGCAAGGCGTCGCTGGGCTCGCGGCGGGTCTCGTGGCGCGCGGAAGGGTCCCGCGCCGGCGCCCGGCGCGCTCGCCGGGCCGCACGGCCATGGCCGCTCTTGTTTCCCCCAGGGAGGTCAGCTAAGACTCTCATAAGAAAAAGACTTCTCTAAACCGCGCCGATACCGGGCGGGGCAGGGGACAGGGAGAGAGCGTGAACCGAACCTGGATCGCGCCGATCCGCGGTCGCGCGGAGCGCGTTCACCTTCCGGACGAAGATCGCCGGTCGCCGGCCGCCGGTCCTGCGGGGACGGCGCCGGGAATCCCTGTTGCTCTCGGCCACCCGGGCGGCGCCTCCGAAACCGTGGCGCCGGGCGGCCGGCGCACCGCTACGGCGCATGTCCACATCCATCCTTGAGAAGGGGGCTCCAGAATGAGCAAACGCGTTGCAGTACTCGGTGCCGGCCCGTCCGGGCTCGCGGTCCTGCGGGCCTTTCAGTCGGCGGTGAGCAAGGGGGCGGAAGTTCCCGAGATCGTCTGCTACGAGCAGCAGTCCGACTGGGGCGGCCTCTGGAACTACAGCTGGCGCACCGGCACCGACGAGTCGGGCTTTCCCAACCACTGCTCGATGTATCGCTACCTCTGGTCCAACGGCCCGAAGGAGGGGCTCGAGTTCGCCGACTACAGCTTCGAGGAGCATTTCGGCAAGCAGATCGCCTCCTACCCGCCGCGCGAAGTCCTGTTCGACTACATCCAGGGGCGGGTCAAGAAGGCCGGCGTGCGCGACATGATCCGCTTCAACAACCACGTCCGGGACGTGCGCTACGACGAGGCCAGCGGCACCTTCTCGGTGACCGCGCGCGACACCGCGGCGGACAGGGAGACCACCGAGACCTACGACAACGTGGTGGTCTGCACCGGCCACTTCTCGACGCCCAACGTGCCCTATTACGAGGGCTTCGAGAGCTTCAACGGCCGGATCCTCCACGCCCACGACTTCCGCGACGCGCGGGAGTTCAAGGACCAGGACATCCTGATCCTCGGCACCAGCTATTCGGCCGAGGACATCGGCTCCCAGTGCTGGAAGTACGGCTGCAAGTCGGTCACGGTCGCGCACCGCACCGCCCCCATGGGCTACAACTGGCCGGACAACTGGAAAGAGGTGCCCGCCCTGGTAAAGGTCCAGGGCAAGACCGCGCACTTCAAGAACGGCAGCACGGCCGAGGTCGATGCGATCATTCTCTGCACCGGCTACAAGCACCACTTCCCCTTCCTGCCGGACGACCTGCGGCTGAAGACCGCAAACCGCCTGGCCACCGCGGACCTCTACAAGGGGGTGGTCTGGAATCACAACCCGAAGCTCTTCTACATCGGCATGCAGGACCAGTGGTTCACCTTCAACATGTTCGACGCCCAGGCCTGGTATGCCCGGGACGTGATCCTCGGCCGGATTCAGCTGCCCTCGAAGGCGGAGATGGAGAAGGACGTGGAGGAGCGCGTAGCGGCCGAAGACGCGCTGGAGGACGACTACGGCTGCATCGATTACCAGGGCGCCTACACCGGCGAGCTGATCGCCGAAACCGATTACCCGAGCTTCGACATCGAGGGCGCTTGCGACGCCTTCAAGCAGTGGAAGAAGCACAAGAAGCAGGGGATCATGTCCTTCCGCGACAACTGCTACAAGTCGGTCATGACCGGCTCCATGGCGCCGGTGCACCACACCCCCTGGGTCGAGGCCCTGGACGACTCCATGGAGGTCTACCTCCAGAACTGATCGCCGGCCCGCAAATGCCAGCAAGAAAAAGGGCCGCCTCTCGGGGCGGCCCTTTTCAGTCGATGCTTCGCGTCCGGATTACTTTTCACCGGCCTTCTTGTAGGCGTCGAGCTCGTGCCGGCTGCCGACGACGACGGCCAAGACGCAGAGCCCGGCGGCCACGAGGGTCCAGATGACCTCCCAGCCCGTGTTCGCACCCATGTAGATCGGACCTGTCGCTTCGGCCCAGTCAGAAAAAGCAGAACCCATGGTTCGTCTCCTTTGTCGTCCGGCTCACTCCGCCGGCTTCATGGAGGGTGAGATGCCTTCCGGATAGGCGATGTTCGGCACCTTGGTCATATCCAGGCCGTTGATCTCCGCCGCCTCGCTGACGCGCAGCAGGCCGCAGACCTTGAGCAGCAGCGAGACCAGGTAGCCGGGCACG
Encoded here:
- a CDS encoding FAD-binding oxidoreductase, which encodes MKRADIVVIGGGIVGSAIAYFLARSGRAGKIAVVEPDPSYAFAATPAANGGIRQLFSLPENIEMARFGLDFFADFHREMAVDGQPADIGFRRRGYLFLSDDGDHATMEANHRLQAAMGARVDLLDRAALKARLPSLNVEDVALAVHSPDDAWINPHAALMGFRDKARALGVAYVQDRVVDWRKDGGLARDVALASGSALAAETFVLAAGAWSAEIGRMIGLELPVEPMCRESHFFVTRSEIEPLPFLKAETHLAFGPEGQGYAGGLPDWDQPPGFHLEPQPTRFEELVWPKLAHRVPALDSLKLQRSWVGHYARNSFDLNVILGPWQGAAENVFMACGYSGHGIMHAPASGRAIAELILEGGYRSLDLGAFGYGRIAQGRPYRERGIV
- a CDS encoding metallothionein — encoded protein: MVSVTQQKCACADCVCIVDVKDAVKKGERNYCSKACAEGHPAGAGCDHAGCACHG
- a CDS encoding metalloregulator ArsR/SmtB family transcription factor yields the protein MESVELHSDQTAQLAETFGLLADPTRLSIVVVCMEREIAAGDIADELGVSASLVSHHLRLLRAARMLRAERRGKQVFYSMADDCVRDVLRIMIDHLFIHEHGGPDEPQEGED
- a CDS encoding 2-dehydropantoate 2-reductase, whose protein sequence is MKVCIFGAGAIGGYLGAEMTRAPDVEVSAIARGRHLAAIRENGLKLLIGGEERVARMNATDNPADLGPQDFVIVALKSHQAWEVADQMAPLLGPDTAVVTCQNGVPWWYFHGLEGQYSDLRLSSIDPDDRQWNAIGPERAIGCVVYPATEITEPGVIKHTYGNKFALGEPDGSTSERCQRLAAAMEAGGLKAPILPHVRNEIWLKLWGNLCFNPISALTRATLDVVATDPGTRTLAREMMLEAQRIAVRLGVHFRVDVERRINGAAKVGAHRTSMLQDLESGKPLEIDALLTVVQEMGRMVDVETPHIDATLALVQQLGRTQGLYPTFPELEAADEVAEVAVD
- a CDS encoding OmpA family protein, which encodes MALSACEGTQLGKAEKVSPPSGAHDASLYEGYLGLSKSEYGEGDYKSSDVFALRAVAAAEGKDAGPASLERWPMPQDKASELGSARSRLIAALGEGAAQKMPSEAAAAQVNFDCWLQEQRVAENFQPEDIAACRDGFYTAMAALEQKPVAEAPKPAPKVSPLRYVIYFDLDSTEVDEQAKQVIFEAEEAARRLDGTKITVAGHTDTLGSVEHNQTLSELRADAVAKILTGHGYPAARVATEGFGKKDLAIQTGDQVYEPQNRRAVIYVQPE
- a CDS encoding NAD(P)/FAD-dependent oxidoreductase encodes the protein MSKRVAVLGAGPSGLAVLRAFQSAVSKGAEVPEIVCYEQQSDWGGLWNYSWRTGTDESGFPNHCSMYRYLWSNGPKEGLEFADYSFEEHFGKQIASYPPREVLFDYIQGRVKKAGVRDMIRFNNHVRDVRYDEASGTFSVTARDTAADRETTETYDNVVVCTGHFSTPNVPYYEGFESFNGRILHAHDFRDAREFKDQDILILGTSYSAEDIGSQCWKYGCKSVTVAHRTAPMGYNWPDNWKEVPALVKVQGKTAHFKNGSTAEVDAIILCTGYKHHFPFLPDDLRLKTANRLATADLYKGVVWNHNPKLFYIGMQDQWFTFNMFDAQAWYARDVILGRIQLPSKAEMEKDVEERVAAEDALEDDYGCIDYQGAYTGELIAETDYPSFDIEGACDAFKQWKKHKKQGIMSFRDNCYKSVMTGSMAPVHHTPWVEALDDSMEVYLQN